A genomic window from Rhodococcus sp. KBS0724 includes:
- a CDS encoding ABC transporter ATP-binding protein: MTAATIDPAATGSTRPEPLLELSGVRAGYGSIEVLHGVDLVLEPGAVVALLGPNGGGKTSTLKVCSGVLPVTRGEFKLAGRVVNGVEASELARLGVCSIPEGRGIFANLSVRENLWIATGTGASLADLEEVAYTRFPILGERRAQLAGSMSGGEQQMLALSRALGTHPTVLLLDELSMGLAPRIVSQMYDVVGSLAAEGISILVAEQFARAVLPIATSAALMLQGRVTRVGDPHEIEQELSTSYLGG, encoded by the coding sequence ATGACCGCAGCAACGATCGATCCGGCGGCCACCGGATCGACCCGCCCGGAGCCGTTGCTCGAATTATCGGGTGTGCGTGCCGGTTACGGATCCATCGAGGTCCTGCACGGCGTGGACCTCGTACTCGAGCCCGGCGCCGTGGTGGCCTTGCTCGGCCCGAACGGCGGCGGAAAAACCTCGACCCTGAAAGTGTGCTCCGGTGTCCTGCCGGTCACGCGCGGTGAGTTCAAGCTCGCCGGCCGCGTCGTGAACGGCGTCGAAGCGTCCGAACTCGCCCGGTTGGGTGTGTGCTCCATCCCGGAAGGCCGCGGGATCTTCGCGAACCTCTCGGTGCGGGAGAACCTGTGGATCGCCACCGGAACCGGAGCCTCGCTCGCGGACCTCGAAGAGGTTGCGTACACCAGGTTCCCGATTCTGGGGGAGCGGCGGGCTCAGTTGGCGGGTTCGATGTCCGGCGGTGAGCAGCAGATGCTCGCGCTCTCTCGGGCGTTGGGAACTCATCCGACGGTGCTGCTGCTCGACGAGTTGTCGATGGGCCTGGCCCCTCGAATTGTCTCGCAGATGTACGACGTGGTGGGTTCACTTGCCGCAGAGGGTATTTCCATCCTCGTCGCGGAGCAGTTCGCGCGGGCGGTGTTGCCGATCGCGACGTCGGCGGCGTTGATGTTGCAGGGCCGCGTTACTCGGGTCGGTGACCCGCATGAGATCGAACAAGAACTTTCTACCAGTTATCTAGGAGGATGA
- a CDS encoding nuclear transport factor 2 family protein: MPAHEEIEKIVRRYLSAAAMGTGEEIADLYSPEATVEDPVGTPAHVGRDQIVEFYQSVRGGEREIELLTLRIAANTAAFHFRVTTRMGNTTVVVEPIDVMTFDDDAQVVSMKAIWSQADLQTHS; the protein is encoded by the coding sequence ATGCCCGCACACGAAGAGATCGAAAAGATCGTCCGCAGGTATCTCAGTGCGGCTGCAATGGGAACAGGCGAAGAGATCGCCGATTTGTACTCCCCGGAGGCAACTGTCGAGGACCCGGTTGGCACACCCGCGCACGTGGGACGTGATCAGATCGTCGAGTTCTACCAATCGGTCAGAGGCGGAGAACGCGAGATCGAGCTACTGACACTTCGAATCGCGGCCAACACCGCTGCGTTTCATTTCCGTGTGACCACAAGGATGGGCAATACGACCGTCGTGGTCGAACCCATAGACGTCATGACATTCGACGACGACGCGCAGGTTGTATCGATGAAAGCCATCTGGTCACAAGCTGACCTACAAACACACAGTTAG
- a CDS encoding nuclear transport factor 2 family protein, with protein MTSVAEDERQIYRNIIRIARAMDERDWSTIEAIAAPDATGDFGNGQLTSAEEIVALLRSFLDECGPTQHLIGNVLIEVDGDKATSRAYVADMHLGTGHLEGQYFRTLGDYHDSWSRIASGWELTRRHKLHTGTMGNIEVLAHAIPSPPI; from the coding sequence ATGACCAGCGTCGCAGAAGACGAACGCCAGATCTACCGCAACATCATCCGAATCGCGCGGGCAATGGACGAGAGAGACTGGTCCACGATCGAAGCGATCGCTGCTCCCGATGCAACCGGCGACTTCGGAAACGGACAACTGACCTCTGCTGAAGAAATTGTTGCTCTACTCCGTTCATTCCTCGACGAGTGCGGCCCCACCCAACACCTGATCGGGAACGTCTTGATCGAAGTCGACGGAGACAAAGCCACCAGTAGGGCGTATGTAGCAGATATGCACCTCGGCACAGGACACCTCGAGGGACAGTACTTTCGAACGTTGGGCGACTACCACGACTCGTGGTCGAGAATCGCGAGCGGTTGGGAGCTCACTCGGCGCCACAAACTTCACACGGGGACAATGGGCAACATTGAAGTTCTGGCACACGCAATACCCTCTCCCCCAATCTAA
- a CDS encoding SDR family NAD(P)-dependent oxidoreductase, with product MNALTKKTVIITGGAQGMGAATARLLTQQGARVVVADVAEEPGKSLVAELGDTASFFPLDVTSESDWQAALLHTLEHHGTVTSLVNNAGINYFSGVLDIEEEKVMRLLSINVLGAMLGVKTIAPAIKQGGSGGAIVNISSLDGLRAVNGLSAYVASKWALRGLTKAQALELGPDIRVNSVHPGGVNTQLGNPTGITGEELNQPYTRVPLRRIGEPNEIAAATAFLISDAASYMTGAELAVDGGWTAGYYHAGLPGGPE from the coding sequence ATGAACGCACTGACCAAAAAGACTGTCATCATTACCGGCGGCGCGCAAGGGATGGGGGCCGCCACCGCAAGGCTGCTCACGCAGCAGGGCGCTCGCGTGGTGGTGGCCGATGTCGCCGAGGAACCCGGAAAGTCGCTGGTAGCCGAACTCGGAGATACGGCTTCGTTCTTTCCTCTGGATGTCACAAGCGAAAGCGATTGGCAGGCTGCGCTTCTTCACACTCTCGAGCACCATGGCACCGTGACTTCTCTCGTCAACAATGCGGGTATCAACTACTTCAGTGGTGTGTTGGACATCGAGGAGGAAAAGGTGATGCGACTGCTGTCGATCAACGTCCTCGGCGCCATGCTTGGCGTGAAAACCATTGCGCCCGCTATCAAACAGGGCGGATCGGGTGGTGCGATTGTCAACATTTCATCACTGGACGGATTGAGGGCAGTAAACGGTCTCAGCGCGTACGTAGCCAGCAAGTGGGCTCTTCGTGGGTTGACCAAAGCACAAGCACTTGAATTGGGCCCTGACATTCGAGTGAATTCAGTTCATCCAGGCGGCGTTAATACACAGTTGGGTAATCCGACAGGCATCACCGGGGAGGAACTCAACCAGCCGTACACTCGAGTTCCACTTCGCCGAATCGGTGAACCGAATGAGATTGCCGCCGCGACTGCGTTTCTCATCAGCGACGCGGCCAGTTACATGACCGGAGCTGAACTTGCAGTCGATGGAGGTTGGACTGCCGGCTACTACCACGCCGGGCTTCCCGGCGGACCGGAGTGA